In Marinobacter salinisoli, the DNA window ATCCACAGGTCCACCTGGCCTAACTCCAGGCGCTTGGGGTTCAGGTCGTCGCTGTTGATCGCCGAGACATTGAATCCTCGTGCCAGCAGGTATTCGGTCATCACGTCGTTGTGATAGCCCCCGAACACCATGCCTTCGGCATCGTCCAGGCTGTCCATCTCGAAATCGGAGCCGGCGGGGGCAAAAATGGTCCACAGATTGACGGTCAGCGGACCAACCCATTTGAAGCGGGGTGCCCGTTCCTCGGTGTAGGTGGTGCAGAAGATACCGTGATTGCGCTTGCTCAGCGCCCGGTTATAGCCGTAGTCCCAGTTCCGCAGCTTGATCACGTAGTCGAGATCGGTTTGCTCCAGGATGGCCTTGACCATTTCGGTGCACAGGCCATCAATGTCCGCGCCGGTGTGCTCGAAGGCACGTCCCGTTGCGCTCATGTTGTAGGGCGGGAAATTCTCGGTGTACAGGTAGAGCTTGTCAGAGGCTTGCAGCTTGGGAGCAAGGATCAGACAGGCCGTGAGGGACAGCAACAAGGACGTGTAACGCACGTACATTCTCCTCTGGACAAGTGGTGGGGCGGGATTCTAGCCCAGCAGGCCACGGCAGGTCACCGAAAATCTATATTTTTTCGTAATAAAATCATGAAGAAAGAGACTATTACAGGGGTTGATTAACCGCCTTATTTGCCGATGCAGAAGCTGGAGAAGATCTTGCCAAGCAAGTCGTCCGGGGACAGATGCCCGGTAATTTCTCCCAGCGCGTCCTGAGCGGCGCGCAGATCCTCGGCCAGCAGCTCCCCGGCTCCGTAGCCTTCCAGTTGATTCCGACCCTGCACCAGCAGCTCCCGGGCGCGCTCCAGCGCATCCAGATGCCGGCGACGGGCCAGAAAGCCACCTTCGGTGGTGCTGGCAAAGCCCATGCACTGTTTCAGGTGGTCGCGCAATACATCCAGGCCTTGCGCGGATTTGGCACACAGCCGGATCACTGGCGCGGCCTGGTGTGGCTCGGCACTGATTCCGACCGATTCCTGGGACAGATCCACCTTGTTGCGGATCACCGATACCGGCGCATTGGCCGGTAACTGATCGATAAAGTCCGGCCAGATTTCATGGGGTTCGGTTTCGGCGGTGGTGGTGGCGTCCACCATCAACAGGATCCGATCGGCCTGGCGGATTTCATCCCAGGCCCGTTCGATACCAATTCGCTCCACCTCATCGGGGCTATCCCGCAGGCCGGCGGTATCGATGATGTGCAAAGGCATGCCATCGATGTGGATATGTTCGCGCAGAACATCCCGGGTGGTGCCTTCAATGGCGGTGACAATGGCCGCCTCCCGGCCGGCCAGGGCATTGAGCAGGCTGGACTTGCCGGCGTTTGGCCGGCCGGCGATCACCACCTTCATGCCATCCCGCAGAATCGTACCCTGCTGGGCTTCGGCGAGAATGGTTTCGAGTCGTTCAAGCAGGCCCTGCAGATCGGCCGCGACTTTGCCATCGGCCAGGAAATCAATTTCTTCCTCGGGGAAATCAATGGCGGCTTCGACATAGATGCGCAGATGCGTGACCGCCTCCACCAGATCGTTCACCCGCTGGGAAAACACACCCTGCATCGAGCGCACCGCACAGCGGGCGGCCTGTTCGGAACTGCTTTCGATCAGATCGGCGATCGCCTCAGCCTGG includes these proteins:
- the mnmE gene encoding tRNA uridine-5-carboxymethylaminomethyl(34) synthesis GTPase MnmE, yielding MTSSSDTIAAIATAPGQAGVGIVRVSGPGAGDIARRMLGFEPRPRYAHYGPFLDGQGQLIDEGIGLFFPNPHSFTGEDVFELQGHGGTVILDLLLREVCDQGARLARPGEFSERAFLNDKLDLAQAEAIADLIESSSEQAARCAVRSMQGVFSQRVNDLVEAVTHLRIYVEAAIDFPEEEIDFLADGKVAADLQGLLERLETILAEAQQGTILRDGMKVVIAGRPNAGKSSLLNALAGREAAIVTAIEGTTRDVLREHIHIDGMPLHIIDTAGLRDSPDEVERIGIERAWDEIRQADRILLMVDATTTAETEPHEIWPDFIDQLPANAPVSVIRNKVDLSQESVGISAEPHQAAPVIRLCAKSAQGLDVLRDHLKQCMGFASTTEGGFLARRRHLDALERARELLVQGRNQLEGYGAGELLAEDLRAAQDALGEITGHLSPDDLLGKIFSSFCIGK
- a CDS encoding substrate-binding periplasmic protein; the protein is MRYTSLLLSLTACLILAPKLQASDKLYLYTENFPPYNMSATGRAFEHTGADIDGLCTEMVKAILEQTDLDYVIKLRNWDYGYNRALSKRNHGIFCTTYTEERAPRFKWVGPLTVNLWTIFAPAGSDFEMDSLDDAEGMVFGGYHNDVMTEYLLARGFNVSAINSDDLNPKRLELGQVDLWIADRLAGPYFASQQNVEGLIPVYSFNDTELFLALNPETPDEIVDKLNDGLEQVRQSGMFEAIETKYGL